A single Bifidobacterium asteroides DNA region contains:
- a CDS encoding Rid family detoxifying hydrolase produces the protein MEDGPEEIGTPYAPQALGAYSQAVKAGGFVFVSGQLGIDPDTGELVEGTAADQATQALKNVKNILDAAGSGMEKVVKATVLMRRVEDFTQVDQAYSQVFIGSVRPARVAFGGADIPKGALVEIEVVALA, from the coding sequence ATGGAAGATGGACCGGAAGAGATCGGCACGCCATATGCGCCCCAGGCCTTGGGGGCTTACAGTCAGGCTGTGAAGGCCGGGGGCTTTGTCTTTGTCTCCGGACAGTTGGGCATCGACCCGGACACCGGCGAGCTGGTGGAGGGCACTGCGGCTGACCAGGCCACCCAGGCCCTGAAGAACGTCAAGAACATCCTGGATGCAGCCGGCAGCGGCATGGAGAAGGTGGTCAAGGCCACTGTTCTTATGCGGCGGGTTGAGGATTTCACCCAGGTGGACCAGGCTTACTCCCAGGTTTTCATCGGCTCGGTGCGGCCGGCCCGCGTGGCTTTCGGTGGCGCGGACATCCCCAAGGGGGCCCTGGTCGAGATCGAGGTCGTGGCTCTGGCCTGA